From Aegilops tauschii subsp. strangulata cultivar AL8/78 chromosome 5, Aet v6.0, whole genome shotgun sequence:
GGCGCGTGGTCCGAGCCGTCCGGCAGCGGTGGCGCGgttggaggaggcggcggcggctgctgaTGCTCCCGCTCGGCTCCCCGGCGAACGACTCCTTCGCGTCCTTCACCACCTACGACAACTTCTACCACACCTTCTCGCCGTACGGCCTGGACGACGCGGCCATCAAGTCGCTGCCCTCGGCGCAGTTCCTCAAGGCGGAGGCCGCGCGCGCGAGCGCCGGCGCACGCGACTGCGCCGTGTGCCTGCTTGAGTTCGCcgacggcgacgagctccgcgcgCTGCCGCTGTGCGCGCACGCCTTCCACGCCGACTGCATCGACGTCTGGCTCCGCGCGCACGCCTCCTGCCCGCTCTGCCGCGCCGCCGTCGCGCTCCCGCCCCCCGTCTCCTCCCCGCTCCGCTCTGCCCGACGCGTTCGCCCCAGCCTCGACGACCTCCTCTTCTTCCACCCCGTCCCGCCGCCTCCCCAAAACGACGCCGGCGCCCTGCCGGAGATCACCCCGGCGAGTCCCGATCAGCTCAACCCGAGGGACTTCCTCCTCAAGCGCTCCTACTCCTTCGGCTTCGAGCGCAACATCGCCACGGAGGCCGCGTCCACAGCATCCCCTTCCTGGCGCTACCgcttgggcggcggcggcggcgaaggcgcCAGCGGCCGAGGCCGAAGCTTCTGGAGCAAGCGCTGGCCGTCTCCATTCGGCGGCGTCGGGGGCTCCGCGGCGGCCGCAGCCCGTGTCTTCTCGTTCCGCTCGGCCGCGGGCAAGTCCTCCCCCttcgcccgccgccgcgccggcgcAGCCCCCGCAGGAGGCGGGTTTTTCATGTCCCTGTCCTCCGAGCCCCCGTCCATCGCCGCGGCGAGGCGGAGCAACCGCGCGTCGAGCCGGCTCCGGTGCGGGGACCCCGAGGCGCTGCTCTCGCCGGACCGTCTCAGCCGCTGACCCCAAGAAAACCTCCCACCGCCGGCTCCGGCGGTGGTGACCCCTCCGCTGCCGGTGTCGTGCACTGTCCTTGCGCGccgcggtggtggtggtgggccTGCGTTGCGTGGACAGAGAGGGAGGCAGCAGTAATGGCGCGTTAAATGCGCGGCCTGCCGAGGTTTTAATGGCGGGAGGACGAGGCGTGTCCTGTTGTGCGCAGGCCTCGACGCGTTCGAAATTTTCAACCCGAAATTTTGACCAAATGCTCATCGTGGACCGCGCGGTGCGGTGGTAAACCAAGTCGGTGGCCATCTGAGCCGTCCGATCAGAAAACGAACGGCTCTCGGCGACGAAGGCGATGGACCGGAGCGTTCGTTTTCTCGTCGGACAGCTCAAATGGAGGGCAGCAGTGGAACCTTTGCCATGTGTTCTTCTCTACCGGTAGAAAACTCAGTTATATAGAAGCAGTGTGTTTGAGTTTAAGAAGTCGGCGTCCTATTTGTGGTATTATATATTTGTTCACAAATATTTGTCAAATTTTTCTGCAAGAAAAAGAATATTCATCTTCGTTGACCGGACTATATCTTCGTAGGTATGAATTTTATGGTATTTGTATGTTTACATCTGCATATTTTTTGAACATTCTCTTGTGCTGTCGTGAGCTTCCCCAAATGTCGTGTATTGCGGCTTTTTCACGGGTCCATCCTATTGCCGGATGGGTCATTCGCTTCGAATGGTTTGGCGGGTGCTGGCATGGTGTTGCGAGATGCGTCGGGAGTCACCGTGATTTCAGCATGCAGAATTGTTCTCGTGTAGAGATGCATCGGAAGCAGAATTAAGTGCGTGATGGAATTTTCAAAAACAAAAAGTGCGTGATGGAGAACCGAGCTGCCTGTCGAGCTGGAGGTGGATTCCCTTGAGTTGATCAAGCTTGTGCTGTCCAGCGACAGTGAAAGATAAATTTATGCGTATCTAATCAAAGACATTAAGCATATGATGAGTTGATCAAGCTTGTGCATATGATGAGCATCCGTGAAACTAGTATTACTCGTATCCGTAGACCCCAAAATAAAGTTAGTAATTATTTAGCTATTTTCGCTAGAGAGGAAGGAAGACCTATGACTTGGTTAGGCCCTGGTCCTCCTAGAGTTTTGGAACTTGATCTTTTGATTGTAATCATGCCAGGGTTTGAGTAATACAAGTTTCAGTttgcaaaaagaaaagaaaaaactattGTCGGATATGCTGTCACATATTGCCACACTCTACCTACACCAAACCACCTCCCCCGTCCTATTTTGATTGACAAGCGAAAAAAATTGAACATACATTCTGGCTAGTTTGGATTTTCATTTTGCGAGCTCTTAGTATtcacatatactccctccgttcggaattacttgtcgcagaaatgaatgtatctagatgtattttagttctagatacattcatatccgagacaagtaattccgaacggagggagtaaaagtTTGTGGTTCTTCGCACGATTGGATTTTCAGTTGCCGAACTCTACGCATTTCTTTATTGAAATACAAATTAAAATAGTACTACATAATAGTAGAAACACATTGAAAAACAATTCAATAACATATGCTTAGTTTTTGTAAAACGGCTATTTCAATTTGTGGGTGCCACAAATATCAAATATAATTATCTAAAACAACAAATAACTACACACTAATTTGTTATTGCAGACCATAGAGTTTTGATTCCTTGGCACAACTCATGAACATAACTCGTTCTCTTCATGGATGTTGGCTCACGGGTTTGTCATTTGTAGACATCCTTGCACATACATCTGATGTTGCCTCTAGTTTTTCCAAATTTCGTCGTCCGGTTATTCCTTCCTAAAGTTTTTCTATGTTGCAAGAAAGTCTTCTTATGCTCCCGAGCTCATTGAGCTTTGGGGTGAACAGTAAAAAATTGGATTTCTTTTAGgtaaactttgacaaatgttTTGAGTGTTTGAAAATTTCATCACGAAATGACATTCGTAGAAGTCATGGTAAAAAGACaaaatcagcactccaaaatgcTTCCACGAATGTCATTTTGTGATAAAAGTTTGCAAGCACACAAAAAAATTGTCAAAGTTGCCACagtaaaatttcagattttttttatgAATTTCCTTACTCTTTTTCAGACTTTATTGTTCATCAGAGAGCATTTGAGCTCAGGATTAGATACTGAGGACTAGGTTGCATTGCTTCTGTCTTCATAGGTTGCCCTCtttctttcttgccatgggatcCACCGCGTCAATTCACCAGCGTCTTCTATTCAATAGATACTTTTACATAGCTCGTCCTATTGAATTGCTACATCAACATTATTGAGTCTTCgaaacatttttcttttcttttctatttcttttttCGAAAAGGAGGTTGAAACCCCCAGCTCCTGACAAAAACATACATCAAACAATCCGAAGCTaccactcacacctacaaactcGACATTATGGAATGCCGTCATGCCCCACTATCAGTAGATGCACACAACCATTTTTTAGTATTTGAAACCTAACATTATTGCCAGTTGTTGGTGGGCATTCTTGGTATTAATCCATCGTCAATTTTGTCTTGCGAGGAGGAACCTCCTCTCGGCGGTCTGGCGACCTGCTGTCCCATCTTATATTTGTTTTCCTCGCTTGTTGCCACACAAAAAAGGGTGAGAGAGAAAGAAAAGATGATTGTAGAGAAGGGATTGAGAAGGAATTTTTTACCACGAGCACAAGAATTCAAACAAATGAATATTAAGGTATGGAAGGCACTGTTCTAGAGGTGTAGTGATCTTCATTGAAATGGAAAAGGTGTATTTACAAATAAAGAAGAAAAACAACAACCTAATTAATATGGCCGATGGATCCTCTATACAAGTTTGATTTTATTCGGGTGGCTTTATGTAGACTTGTAAATCCACTTTAAATCTAGTTTTAGCTCCCGCTCAATAGTTTTCACTCACCCCTCAACTGCTTTAACTCTCTTCTCAATTTTGCCTCTAAACCTTTAGGGACTCTTATTGTTTTTCCCTTCAACGTCATTTCATCTATGATTTTTAAGAAACACAGCTTACGGCATAGaagcacacacacacgcacacacataaACACCTACTAAAATTTGAGTGGTTTGATTTCTCATGGGCCGAGGGTACCACCGCCCTCCTAACTATACAACCACTTTTTCGAAAAGGGGCGCTTTATTACTTAAAAGGTTTAAGcattacacccggcctctgcataactaggatgcacacagccaaacaaAGTCCTCTTGCACAAACGAAAAACTAAAAAGGCGAAAAACAAAGAAACATGTAGAGTCCGTATAACGCCTAAAGCAGAAGTGGGCCAATCCTAAGATCATGCAGCCACCCATATTGGGTAAAAGTATCCCTTGCCGTATCCTTCAATCGTGTACACACCTTCGTAAACAGGTCTCGATTCTCCATCCGTTGTAGAGAGGACCATAAACGAAGAGTCCCGGTATATCTGTAGATAACCTGGATCAAACTttatcatttctacatagccaaatCGACCAAATAATGGCAAGCGCTCCCATCCTAAGAAAAGTTCTGAACCTTTGATCTATCCCATGTAACTAGTTGCCAAATACATTAGCAACACTACAAGAAAGATACAAGCCAGAAGCTATCCAGATGACTGACCATATAGAACGAGCCAATTTGGATTGGAAGAATAAATATTTTATCGTCTCATCATGGTGACAAAAAACACATTGTGGGCTTCCATGCCAATTCCTCTTAATAAGGTTATCTTTAGTAAGAATGACTCCGCGACGAAGATACCATGCAAAGATTTTATTCTTAAGAGGTATCTTCATCTTCCAGATCTTCTTGTTATTATCAACTAGCACCTCAGACTGGATTCACGCTCTATATATAGACTCCACTGGGAATTGTCCATTCTTATGTAGGTTCCATCGAAATACATCAGACCCATGTGACAATTGCACCGTGGAAAACCGATGGAGCAGGATGTACCACGATTGGAGTCTGGGTCCAATTAAATCTGTTCTGAACGTCACATTTGGTAGAAATGATTCCATTACCATGGCGATAGTATCGCCCTTATGACGCACAATGTTGTATAGAGCCGGATATTGTTCCCGAAGTGTGGCATTTCCTAGCCATTTGTCCTCCTAGAATCTAATTTTCGAGCCGTCCTTAATAGAGAAGGATCCATAGGAAAACAAATATTTCTTTGTAACCATTAGACCCGCCCAAAA
This genomic window contains:
- the LOC109745720 gene encoding RING-H2 finger protein ATL65, producing the protein MRAHRPPPPPGGSPAPAPSPSPYPSPMPSPTAAFQGGLISSPPSPSAVASPGSAPVPAPAPEPNAVLAYTGARRGGGGMSPPLIAMLAVVGAALLVVLYARLARRVVRAVRQRWRGWRRRRRLLMLPLGSPANDSFASFTTYDNFYHTFSPYGLDDAAIKSLPSAQFLKAEAARASAGARDCAVCLLEFADGDELRALPLCAHAFHADCIDVWLRAHASCPLCRAAVALPPPVSSPLRSARRVRPSLDDLLFFHPVPPPPQNDAGALPEITPASPDQLNPRDFLLKRSYSFGFERNIATEAASTASPSWRYRLGGGGGEGASGRGRSFWSKRWPSPFGGVGGSAAAAARVFSFRSAAGKSSPFARRRAGAAPAGGGFFMSLSSEPPSIAAARRSNRASSRLRCGDPEALLSPDRLSR